In Mastacembelus armatus chromosome 22, fMasArm1.2, whole genome shotgun sequence, a genomic segment contains:
- the eml1 gene encoding echinoderm microtubule-associated protein-like 1 isoform X6, which produces MSDCEGLPMDDSASAASSMEVTDRIASLEQRVQMQEDEIQLLKSALADVVRRLNLSEEQQAMGSRRGPTKDPALMRKSPSTDSNVGKPARPMIATLPLRPTVNNGTVLPKKGSGTLPSPSGSGSRKDTNTPANKSLSSLSSLFRSTRIPYLPLSTVRRTNSNEHMGTLTRKDSGDSKGNRGRAGSTGSNSSGKRSDSKLRDPVFNAGMRRVTHCKEEGYVKMFLKGRPITMYMPKDQVDTYCLEARAELPNNKLKLDWVYGYRGRDCRSNLYLLPTGETVYFIASVVVLFNVDEQLQRHYTGHTDDIKCLAVHPDKITIATGQVAGTSSDGKQLAPHVRVWDSVSLNTLHVLGAGFFDRALVCLAFSKSNGGNTLCAVDDSNDHVLSVWDWQREDRLAEVKCSNESVFAVDFHPTDSNIVVTCGKSHLYFWNLEKGILVKKQGLFEKQEKPKFVLCVTFAENGDTITGDSSGNILVWGKGTNRISHVIQGAHEGSIFALCMLRNGTLVSGGKDRRLISWDNSYQQIQSLEVPELFGPIRTIAEGRGETVLIGTTKNFVLQGSLDGEFTPITQGHIDELWGLAVHPWKSQFLTCGYDRQVSLWDSSSHQLIWAKSMEDAAQSAGFHPTGAVVAIGTQTGRWLVLDTDSKDLVTVHTDGNEQLSVMHYGPDGNFLAIGSHDNYIYIYAVTENGRKYSRVGKCSGHSSFITHLDWSVDSQYLVSNSGDYEILYWIPSVCKQVVSVETTRDIEWATCTCTLGFQVFGLWPDGSDGTDINAVCRSSDKSLLVTGDDFGKVHLFSYPCSQFRAPSHVYGGHSSHVTNVTFLFDDSYLVSTGGKDMSVMQWRIV; this is translated from the exons ATGACAGTGCATCAGCAGCCAGCAGTATGGAGGTGACTGACCGCATCGCCTCTCTGGAGCAGAGGGTCCAGATGCAGGAGGATGAGATTCAGCTGCTGAAGTCCGCTCTGGCAGATGTGGTTCGCAGGCTCAACCTGTCCGAGGAGCAGCAGGCCATGGGGTCACGCAGGGGACCCACCAAAG ACCCTGCTTTGATGAGAAAGTCTCCCTCAACAGACAGCAATGTTGGAAAGCCAG ccAGGCCAATGATTGCCACCCTGCCATTACGGCCCACAGTAAACAATGGGACCGTCCTACCAAAGAAAGGCAGTGGTACTCTGCCCTCGCCGTCTGGATCTGGATCCAGAAAAGACACCAACACACCAGCCAACAAGAG TCTATCCAGTTTGTCCTCTCTGTTTCGCTCCACCAGAATTCCCTATCTGCCCCTCAG CACTGTGAGGAGAACCAACTCAAACGAACACATGGGAACTCTAACGCGGAAAGATTCAGGCGACTCGAAGGGTAACCGAGGTCGAGCTGGATCAACCGGCAGCAATTCCAGCGGCAAAAGAAGTGACAG CAAACTGAGGGATCCAGTGTTCAATGCAG GGATGCGACGTGTGACCCACTGCAAAG aGGAAGGttatgtcaaaatgtttttgaaggGTCGTCCCATCACCATGTACATGCCCAAAGACCAGGTGGACACCTACTGCCTGGAGGCCAGAGCTGAGCTGCCCAACAACAAACTCAAACTGGATTGGGT CTACGGTTACCGTGGCCGAGACTGTCGCTCCAACCTTTACTTGCTGCCCACCGGAGAAACAGTGTATTTCATTGCCTCAGTGGTTGTCCTGTTCAACGTggatgagcagctgcagagacattACACTGGACACACAGACGACATCAAATG CCTGGCCGTCCACCCCGATAAAATCACCATAGCAACCGGGCAGGTGGCGGGCACCTCTTCAGATGGAAAG CAGCTGGCTCCTCATGTTCGTGTGTGGGACTCTGTTAGTCTCAACACCCTCCACGTTCTCGGTGCAGGTTTCTTTGACCGAGCCTTGGTCTGCTTGGCTTTCTCCAAGTCG AATGGAGGAAATACTCTGTGTGCTGTGGACGACTCCAATGACCACGTACTCTCCGTCTGGGACTGGCAGCGAGAAGACAGACTGGCAGAAGTCAAg tgctCCAACGAGTCAGTGTTTGCTGTAGACTTTCACCCGACAGACAGCAACATCGTAGTGACATGTGGCAAATCCCATCTCTATTTCTGGAACCTGGAGAAAGGCATTCTGGTCAAGAAGCAAGGACTGTTTGAG AAACAAGAGAAGCCCAAGTTTGTCTTGTGCGTGACCTTTGCAGAAAATGGAGACACTATAACTGGAGACTCAAGTGGGAACATCTTGGTGTGGGGGAAAG GCACTAATCGCATCAGCCATGTCATCCAAGGAGCTCACGAGGGCAGCATCTTTGCTCTGTGCATGCTGAGGAACGGCACGCTGGTGTCTGGAGGTAAAGATCGCAGGCTCATTTCTTGGGACAACAGCTACCAGCAGATACAATCGTTGGAG GTGCCTGAGTTGTTTGGTCCCATCCGGACCATAGCAGAGGGCAGAGGGGAGACCGTGCTCATCGGGACCACCAAGAACTTTGTTTTGCAAGGCAGTTTGGATGGAGAATTTACACCAATTACACAG GGTCATATTGATGAGCTGTGGGGTCTGGCTGTTCACCCCTGGAAATCTCAGTTCCTCACCTGTGGTTATGACAGGCAGGTCAGCCTGTGGGACTCAAGTTCCCATCAGCTCATCTGGGCCAAGAGCATGGAG GATGCTGCCCAGTCAGCAGGCTTTCACCCAACTGGAGCTGTGGTTGCCATAGGAACACAGACTGGCAG GTGGCTGGTACTGGACACTGACTCTAAGGATTTAGTCACAGTGCACACAGATGGGAATGAACAGCTGTCTGTTATGCACTACGGACCAG ATGGTAACTTCCTGGCCATCGGTTCTCACGACAACTACATCTATATCTACGCTGTGACAGAAAATGGGAGGAAGTACAGTCGAGTTGGGAAGTGCTCG GGTCACTCGAGTTTCATCACCCATTTGGACTGGTCAGTGGACTCCCAGTATCTGGTATCAAATTCAGGAGACTATGAGATACTGTATT gGATCCCctcagtgtgtaaacaggtgGTCAGTGTGGAGACCACCAGAGATATTGAGTGGGCCACATGCACCTGCACACTGGGATTCCAAGTCTTTG GCTTGTGGCCCGATGGCTCAGATGGTACAGACATCAACGCCGTCTGCAGGTCCAGTGATAAGAGCCTCCTCGTCACCGGTGATGATTTTGGGAAGGTCCATCTCTTCTCATATCCATGTTCACAGTTCAGA GCTCCCAGCCATGTTTATGGTGGCCACAGCAGTCACGTGACCAATGTGACCTTTCTGTTTGATGACAGCTATCtggtgtcaacaggagggaagGACATGAGTGTGATGCAGTGGAGGATAGTCTGA
- the eml1 gene encoding echinoderm microtubule-associated protein-like 1 isoform X12, translating into MFLKGRPITMYMPKDQVDTYCLEARAELPNNKLKLDWVYGYRGRDCRSNLYLLPTGETVYFIASVVVLFNVDEQLQRHYTGHTDDIKCLAVHPDKITIATGQVAGTSSDGKQLAPHVRVWDSVSLNTLHVLGAGFFDRALVCLAFSKSNGGNTLCAVDDSNDHVLSVWDWQREDRLAEVKCSNESVFAVDFHPTDSNIVVTCGKSHLYFWNLEKGILVKKQGLFEKQEKPKFVLCVTFAENGDTITGDSSGNILVWGKGTNRISHVIQGAHEGSIFALCMLRNGTLVSGGKDRRLISWDNSYQQIQSLEVPELFGPIRTIAEGRGETVLIGTTKNFVLQGSLDGEFTPITQGHIDELWGLAVHPWKSQFLTCGYDRQVSLWDSSSHQLIWAKSMEDAAQSAGFHPTGAVVAIGTQTGRWLVLDTDSKDLVTVHTDGNEQLSVMHYGPDGNFLAIGSHDNYIYIYAVTENGRKYSRVGKCSGHSSFITHLDWSVDSQYLVSNSGDYEILYWIPSVCKQVVSVETTRDIEWATCTCTLGFQVFGLWPDGSDGTDINAVCRSSDKSLLVTGDDFGKVHLFSYPCSQFRAPSHVYGGHSSHVTNVTFLFDDSYLVSTGGKDMSVMQWRIV; encoded by the exons atgtttttgaaggGTCGTCCCATCACCATGTACATGCCCAAAGACCAGGTGGACACCTACTGCCTGGAGGCCAGAGCTGAGCTGCCCAACAACAAACTCAAACTGGATTGGGT CTACGGTTACCGTGGCCGAGACTGTCGCTCCAACCTTTACTTGCTGCCCACCGGAGAAACAGTGTATTTCATTGCCTCAGTGGTTGTCCTGTTCAACGTggatgagcagctgcagagacattACACTGGACACACAGACGACATCAAATG CCTGGCCGTCCACCCCGATAAAATCACCATAGCAACCGGGCAGGTGGCGGGCACCTCTTCAGATGGAAAG CAGCTGGCTCCTCATGTTCGTGTGTGGGACTCTGTTAGTCTCAACACCCTCCACGTTCTCGGTGCAGGTTTCTTTGACCGAGCCTTGGTCTGCTTGGCTTTCTCCAAGTCG AATGGAGGAAATACTCTGTGTGCTGTGGACGACTCCAATGACCACGTACTCTCCGTCTGGGACTGGCAGCGAGAAGACAGACTGGCAGAAGTCAAg tgctCCAACGAGTCAGTGTTTGCTGTAGACTTTCACCCGACAGACAGCAACATCGTAGTGACATGTGGCAAATCCCATCTCTATTTCTGGAACCTGGAGAAAGGCATTCTGGTCAAGAAGCAAGGACTGTTTGAG AAACAAGAGAAGCCCAAGTTTGTCTTGTGCGTGACCTTTGCAGAAAATGGAGACACTATAACTGGAGACTCAAGTGGGAACATCTTGGTGTGGGGGAAAG GCACTAATCGCATCAGCCATGTCATCCAAGGAGCTCACGAGGGCAGCATCTTTGCTCTGTGCATGCTGAGGAACGGCACGCTGGTGTCTGGAGGTAAAGATCGCAGGCTCATTTCTTGGGACAACAGCTACCAGCAGATACAATCGTTGGAG GTGCCTGAGTTGTTTGGTCCCATCCGGACCATAGCAGAGGGCAGAGGGGAGACCGTGCTCATCGGGACCACCAAGAACTTTGTTTTGCAAGGCAGTTTGGATGGAGAATTTACACCAATTACACAG GGTCATATTGATGAGCTGTGGGGTCTGGCTGTTCACCCCTGGAAATCTCAGTTCCTCACCTGTGGTTATGACAGGCAGGTCAGCCTGTGGGACTCAAGTTCCCATCAGCTCATCTGGGCCAAGAGCATGGAG GATGCTGCCCAGTCAGCAGGCTTTCACCCAACTGGAGCTGTGGTTGCCATAGGAACACAGACTGGCAG GTGGCTGGTACTGGACACTGACTCTAAGGATTTAGTCACAGTGCACACAGATGGGAATGAACAGCTGTCTGTTATGCACTACGGACCAG ATGGTAACTTCCTGGCCATCGGTTCTCACGACAACTACATCTATATCTACGCTGTGACAGAAAATGGGAGGAAGTACAGTCGAGTTGGGAAGTGCTCG GGTCACTCGAGTTTCATCACCCATTTGGACTGGTCAGTGGACTCCCAGTATCTGGTATCAAATTCAGGAGACTATGAGATACTGTATT gGATCCCctcagtgtgtaaacaggtgGTCAGTGTGGAGACCACCAGAGATATTGAGTGGGCCACATGCACCTGCACACTGGGATTCCAAGTCTTTG GCTTGTGGCCCGATGGCTCAGATGGTACAGACATCAACGCCGTCTGCAGGTCCAGTGATAAGAGCCTCCTCGTCACCGGTGATGATTTTGGGAAGGTCCATCTCTTCTCATATCCATGTTCACAGTTCAGA GCTCCCAGCCATGTTTATGGTGGCCACAGCAGTCACGTGACCAATGTGACCTTTCTGTTTGATGACAGCTATCtggtgtcaacaggagggaagGACATGAGTGTGATGCAGTGGAGGATAGTCTGA
- the eml1 gene encoding echinoderm microtubule-associated protein-like 1 isoform X9 yields the protein MEVTDRIASLEQRVQMQEDEIQLLKSALADVVRRLNLSEEQQAMGSRRGPTKDPALMRKSPSTDSNVGKPARPMIATLPLRPTVNNGTVLPKKGSGTLPSPSGSGSRKDTNTPANKSLSSLSSLFRSTRIPYLPLSTVRRTNSNEHMGTLTRKDSGDSKGNRGRAGSTGSNSSGKRSDSKLRDPVFNAGMRRVTHCKEEGYVKMFLKGRPITMYMPKDQVDTYCLEARAELPNNKLKLDWVYGYRGRDCRSNLYLLPTGETVYFIASVVVLFNVDEQLQRHYTGHTDDIKCLAVHPDKITIATGQVAGTSSDGKQLAPHVRVWDSVSLNTLHVLGAGFFDRALVCLAFSKSNGGNTLCAVDDSNDHVLSVWDWQREDRLAEVKCSNESVFAVDFHPTDSNIVVTCGKSHLYFWNLEKGILVKKQGLFEKQEKPKFVLCVTFAENGDTITGDSSGNILVWGKGTNRISHVIQGAHEGSIFALCMLRNGTLVSGGKDRRLISWDNSYQQIQSLEVPELFGPIRTIAEGRGETVLIGTTKNFVLQGSLDGEFTPITQGHIDELWGLAVHPWKSQFLTCGYDRQVSLWDSSSHQLIWAKSMEDAAQSAGFHPTGAVVAIGTQTGRWLVLDTDSKDLVTVHTDGNEQLSVMHYGPDGNFLAIGSHDNYIYIYAVTENGRKYSRVGKCSGHSSFITHLDWSVDSQYLVSNSGDYEILYWIPSVCKQVVSVETTRDIEWATCTCTLGFQVFGLWPDGSDGTDINAVCRSSDKSLLVTGDDFGKVHLFSYPCSQFRAPSHVYGGHSSHVTNVTFLFDDSYLVSTGGKDMSVMQWRIV from the exons ATGGAGGTGACTGACCGCATCGCCTCTCTGGAGCAGAGGGTCCAGATGCAGGAGGATGAGATTCAGCTGCTGAAGTCCGCTCTGGCAGATGTGGTTCGCAGGCTCAACCTGTCCGAGGAGCAGCAGGCCATGGGGTCACGCAGGGGACCCACCAAAG ACCCTGCTTTGATGAGAAAGTCTCCCTCAACAGACAGCAATGTTGGAAAGCCAG ccAGGCCAATGATTGCCACCCTGCCATTACGGCCCACAGTAAACAATGGGACCGTCCTACCAAAGAAAGGCAGTGGTACTCTGCCCTCGCCGTCTGGATCTGGATCCAGAAAAGACACCAACACACCAGCCAACAAGAG TCTATCCAGTTTGTCCTCTCTGTTTCGCTCCACCAGAATTCCCTATCTGCCCCTCAG CACTGTGAGGAGAACCAACTCAAACGAACACATGGGAACTCTAACGCGGAAAGATTCAGGCGACTCGAAGGGTAACCGAGGTCGAGCTGGATCAACCGGCAGCAATTCCAGCGGCAAAAGAAGTGACAG CAAACTGAGGGATCCAGTGTTCAATGCAG GGATGCGACGTGTGACCCACTGCAAAG aGGAAGGttatgtcaaaatgtttttgaaggGTCGTCCCATCACCATGTACATGCCCAAAGACCAGGTGGACACCTACTGCCTGGAGGCCAGAGCTGAGCTGCCCAACAACAAACTCAAACTGGATTGGGT CTACGGTTACCGTGGCCGAGACTGTCGCTCCAACCTTTACTTGCTGCCCACCGGAGAAACAGTGTATTTCATTGCCTCAGTGGTTGTCCTGTTCAACGTggatgagcagctgcagagacattACACTGGACACACAGACGACATCAAATG CCTGGCCGTCCACCCCGATAAAATCACCATAGCAACCGGGCAGGTGGCGGGCACCTCTTCAGATGGAAAG CAGCTGGCTCCTCATGTTCGTGTGTGGGACTCTGTTAGTCTCAACACCCTCCACGTTCTCGGTGCAGGTTTCTTTGACCGAGCCTTGGTCTGCTTGGCTTTCTCCAAGTCG AATGGAGGAAATACTCTGTGTGCTGTGGACGACTCCAATGACCACGTACTCTCCGTCTGGGACTGGCAGCGAGAAGACAGACTGGCAGAAGTCAAg tgctCCAACGAGTCAGTGTTTGCTGTAGACTTTCACCCGACAGACAGCAACATCGTAGTGACATGTGGCAAATCCCATCTCTATTTCTGGAACCTGGAGAAAGGCATTCTGGTCAAGAAGCAAGGACTGTTTGAG AAACAAGAGAAGCCCAAGTTTGTCTTGTGCGTGACCTTTGCAGAAAATGGAGACACTATAACTGGAGACTCAAGTGGGAACATCTTGGTGTGGGGGAAAG GCACTAATCGCATCAGCCATGTCATCCAAGGAGCTCACGAGGGCAGCATCTTTGCTCTGTGCATGCTGAGGAACGGCACGCTGGTGTCTGGAGGTAAAGATCGCAGGCTCATTTCTTGGGACAACAGCTACCAGCAGATACAATCGTTGGAG GTGCCTGAGTTGTTTGGTCCCATCCGGACCATAGCAGAGGGCAGAGGGGAGACCGTGCTCATCGGGACCACCAAGAACTTTGTTTTGCAAGGCAGTTTGGATGGAGAATTTACACCAATTACACAG GGTCATATTGATGAGCTGTGGGGTCTGGCTGTTCACCCCTGGAAATCTCAGTTCCTCACCTGTGGTTATGACAGGCAGGTCAGCCTGTGGGACTCAAGTTCCCATCAGCTCATCTGGGCCAAGAGCATGGAG GATGCTGCCCAGTCAGCAGGCTTTCACCCAACTGGAGCTGTGGTTGCCATAGGAACACAGACTGGCAG GTGGCTGGTACTGGACACTGACTCTAAGGATTTAGTCACAGTGCACACAGATGGGAATGAACAGCTGTCTGTTATGCACTACGGACCAG ATGGTAACTTCCTGGCCATCGGTTCTCACGACAACTACATCTATATCTACGCTGTGACAGAAAATGGGAGGAAGTACAGTCGAGTTGGGAAGTGCTCG GGTCACTCGAGTTTCATCACCCATTTGGACTGGTCAGTGGACTCCCAGTATCTGGTATCAAATTCAGGAGACTATGAGATACTGTATT gGATCCCctcagtgtgtaaacaggtgGTCAGTGTGGAGACCACCAGAGATATTGAGTGGGCCACATGCACCTGCACACTGGGATTCCAAGTCTTTG GCTTGTGGCCCGATGGCTCAGATGGTACAGACATCAACGCCGTCTGCAGGTCCAGTGATAAGAGCCTCCTCGTCACCGGTGATGATTTTGGGAAGGTCCATCTCTTCTCATATCCATGTTCACAGTTCAGA GCTCCCAGCCATGTTTATGGTGGCCACAGCAGTCACGTGACCAATGTGACCTTTCTGTTTGATGACAGCTATCtggtgtcaacaggagggaagGACATGAGTGTGATGCAGTGGAGGATAGTCTGA
- the eml1 gene encoding echinoderm microtubule-associated protein-like 1 isoform X3 has protein sequence MSDCEGLPMAQIHCVSSDDSASAASSMEVTDRIASLEQRVQMQEDEIQLLKSALADVVRRLNLSEEQQAMGSRRGPTKDPALMRKSPSTDSNVGKPARPMIATLPLRPTVNNGTVLPKKGSGTLPSPSGSGSRKDTNTPANKSLSSLSSLFRSTRIPYLPLSTVRRTNSNEHMGTLTRKDSGDSKGNRGRAGSTGSNSSGKRSDSKLRDPVFNAGMRRVTHCKEEGYVKMFLKGRPITMYMPKDQVDTYCLEARAELPNNKLKLDWVYGYRGRDCRSNLYLLPTGETVYFIASVVVLFNVDEQLQRHYTGHTDDIKCLAVHPDKITIATGQVAGTSSDGKQLAPHVRVWDSVSLNTLHVLGAGFFDRALVCLAFSKSNGGNTLCAVDDSNDHVLSVWDWQREDRLAEVKCSNESVFAVDFHPTDSNIVVTCGKSHLYFWNLEKGILVKKQGLFEKQEKPKFVLCVTFAENGDTITGDSSGNILVWGKGTNRISHVIQGAHEGSIFALCMLRNGTLVSGGKDRRLISWDNSYQQIQSLEVPELFGPIRTIAEGRGETVLIGTTKNFVLQGSLDGEFTPITQGHIDELWGLAVHPWKSQFLTCGYDRQVSLWDSSSHQLIWAKSMEDAAQSAGFHPTGAVVAIGTQTGRWLVLDTDSKDLVTVHTDGNEQLSVMHYGPDGNFLAIGSHDNYIYIYAVTENGRKYSRVGKCSGHSSFITHLDWSVDSQYLVSNSGDYEILYWIPSVCKQVVSVETTRDIEWATCTCTLGFQVFGLWPDGSDGTDINAVCRSSDKSLLVTGDDFGKVHLFSYPCSQFRAPSHVYGGHSSHVTNVTFLFDDSYLVSTGGKDMSVMQWRIV, from the exons CACAAATTCATTGTGTTTCCTCAGATGACAGTGCATCAGCAGCCAGCAGTATGGAGGTGACTGACCGCATCGCCTCTCTGGAGCAGAGGGTCCAGATGCAGGAGGATGAGATTCAGCTGCTGAAGTCCGCTCTGGCAGATGTGGTTCGCAGGCTCAACCTGTCCGAGGAGCAGCAGGCCATGGGGTCACGCAGGGGACCCACCAAAG ACCCTGCTTTGATGAGAAAGTCTCCCTCAACAGACAGCAATGTTGGAAAGCCAG ccAGGCCAATGATTGCCACCCTGCCATTACGGCCCACAGTAAACAATGGGACCGTCCTACCAAAGAAAGGCAGTGGTACTCTGCCCTCGCCGTCTGGATCTGGATCCAGAAAAGACACCAACACACCAGCCAACAAGAG TCTATCCAGTTTGTCCTCTCTGTTTCGCTCCACCAGAATTCCCTATCTGCCCCTCAG CACTGTGAGGAGAACCAACTCAAACGAACACATGGGAACTCTAACGCGGAAAGATTCAGGCGACTCGAAGGGTAACCGAGGTCGAGCTGGATCAACCGGCAGCAATTCCAGCGGCAAAAGAAGTGACAG CAAACTGAGGGATCCAGTGTTCAATGCAG GGATGCGACGTGTGACCCACTGCAAAG aGGAAGGttatgtcaaaatgtttttgaaggGTCGTCCCATCACCATGTACATGCCCAAAGACCAGGTGGACACCTACTGCCTGGAGGCCAGAGCTGAGCTGCCCAACAACAAACTCAAACTGGATTGGGT CTACGGTTACCGTGGCCGAGACTGTCGCTCCAACCTTTACTTGCTGCCCACCGGAGAAACAGTGTATTTCATTGCCTCAGTGGTTGTCCTGTTCAACGTggatgagcagctgcagagacattACACTGGACACACAGACGACATCAAATG CCTGGCCGTCCACCCCGATAAAATCACCATAGCAACCGGGCAGGTGGCGGGCACCTCTTCAGATGGAAAG CAGCTGGCTCCTCATGTTCGTGTGTGGGACTCTGTTAGTCTCAACACCCTCCACGTTCTCGGTGCAGGTTTCTTTGACCGAGCCTTGGTCTGCTTGGCTTTCTCCAAGTCG AATGGAGGAAATACTCTGTGTGCTGTGGACGACTCCAATGACCACGTACTCTCCGTCTGGGACTGGCAGCGAGAAGACAGACTGGCAGAAGTCAAg tgctCCAACGAGTCAGTGTTTGCTGTAGACTTTCACCCGACAGACAGCAACATCGTAGTGACATGTGGCAAATCCCATCTCTATTTCTGGAACCTGGAGAAAGGCATTCTGGTCAAGAAGCAAGGACTGTTTGAG AAACAAGAGAAGCCCAAGTTTGTCTTGTGCGTGACCTTTGCAGAAAATGGAGACACTATAACTGGAGACTCAAGTGGGAACATCTTGGTGTGGGGGAAAG GCACTAATCGCATCAGCCATGTCATCCAAGGAGCTCACGAGGGCAGCATCTTTGCTCTGTGCATGCTGAGGAACGGCACGCTGGTGTCTGGAGGTAAAGATCGCAGGCTCATTTCTTGGGACAACAGCTACCAGCAGATACAATCGTTGGAG GTGCCTGAGTTGTTTGGTCCCATCCGGACCATAGCAGAGGGCAGAGGGGAGACCGTGCTCATCGGGACCACCAAGAACTTTGTTTTGCAAGGCAGTTTGGATGGAGAATTTACACCAATTACACAG GGTCATATTGATGAGCTGTGGGGTCTGGCTGTTCACCCCTGGAAATCTCAGTTCCTCACCTGTGGTTATGACAGGCAGGTCAGCCTGTGGGACTCAAGTTCCCATCAGCTCATCTGGGCCAAGAGCATGGAG GATGCTGCCCAGTCAGCAGGCTTTCACCCAACTGGAGCTGTGGTTGCCATAGGAACACAGACTGGCAG GTGGCTGGTACTGGACACTGACTCTAAGGATTTAGTCACAGTGCACACAGATGGGAATGAACAGCTGTCTGTTATGCACTACGGACCAG ATGGTAACTTCCTGGCCATCGGTTCTCACGACAACTACATCTATATCTACGCTGTGACAGAAAATGGGAGGAAGTACAGTCGAGTTGGGAAGTGCTCG GGTCACTCGAGTTTCATCACCCATTTGGACTGGTCAGTGGACTCCCAGTATCTGGTATCAAATTCAGGAGACTATGAGATACTGTATT gGATCCCctcagtgtgtaaacaggtgGTCAGTGTGGAGACCACCAGAGATATTGAGTGGGCCACATGCACCTGCACACTGGGATTCCAAGTCTTTG GCTTGTGGCCCGATGGCTCAGATGGTACAGACATCAACGCCGTCTGCAGGTCCAGTGATAAGAGCCTCCTCGTCACCGGTGATGATTTTGGGAAGGTCCATCTCTTCTCATATCCATGTTCACAGTTCAGA GCTCCCAGCCATGTTTATGGTGGCCACAGCAGTCACGTGACCAATGTGACCTTTCTGTTTGATGACAGCTATCtggtgtcaacaggagggaagGACATGAGTGTGATGCAGTGGAGGATAGTCTGA